Proteins encoded in a region of the Halioglobus maricola genome:
- a CDS encoding serine/threonine-protein kinase, translated as MDESTTIVANRYEIIRSLGRGGMGEVYLAMDVTLDREVAIKYLRSDLPEGEWRERMRGEARLLAQLNHPNIVQIHDILDEDDVPAMVMEYVDGRNLFLYMREHRVDLSQRLHWLAQIASGIAASHDQGICHRDLKAENVLIGPGKIAKVNDFGIASEGGDPQTDILALGNLAAQVLADCREAPAPGIPLLLERMCADNLSRRPTAKEAAHQLQLAYYESTQEETPLPGQVDEHQLAQGRKRKLAFAGAASIAIAICATWFLTRPVVVKNVAVAPASILAAQEFDDRQLRLLRTALNQSLRQNVIDSPNLALVRYSEQELEAQTPSELLALLAADSLLIPTLDCGAHTCELALDRVEAPDASVSHQLNTTLLLDSALDVAQLVSGQWHTLFPNSRMTTGQAADAITEDDYRSYLNIYLAHEQSSLPAVEMFQDLESLLESAPAYAPAYRLLADVGSLAYQTMSDPKYLEAMERQLENGDRRVSSPQALDYAWFDFYQASGDIEKMRSTRARIIQHDPNPVLANYMQGDIESAALNFTAAAQNYQRTLDLQPTSDHYYQLGRSLYFSGDSSAAVDVLESLVQRFPYHAQGLNLLAIIQFEKWELAEAISNWERSLAVRDDPLVRSNLGSAYLYLDDYDTAREQFIKAYSADSQDAVMVLNLADVESLLGNIARANALYGELVERYRAEDPMVFPEAAAQAAAHLGLYEQALGIVKNQETDFNGNPLKNFSDALVYTIAGQTISALVEVDSAIKAGLAAQFFDLPWFDRLCAEQRFVQIMSEGANSARCP; from the coding sequence GTGGACGAAAGCACCACAATTGTTGCTAACCGCTACGAGATTATCCGATCCCTCGGGCGCGGAGGAATGGGCGAGGTTTATCTCGCGATGGACGTAACCCTGGACAGGGAAGTCGCCATCAAGTACTTGCGGAGTGACCTTCCCGAGGGGGAATGGCGCGAGCGCATGCGCGGCGAAGCACGCTTACTGGCGCAACTGAATCACCCCAACATCGTTCAGATTCACGACATACTCGATGAAGATGACGTACCAGCGATGGTCATGGAATACGTCGATGGCCGGAACCTGTTCCTGTATATGCGTGAGCATCGGGTTGACCTGTCGCAGCGGCTGCACTGGCTCGCCCAAATAGCCTCCGGGATAGCCGCGTCGCACGATCAGGGGATCTGCCATCGCGACCTGAAGGCCGAAAATGTCCTCATCGGGCCTGGCAAAATCGCGAAGGTCAATGATTTCGGCATTGCCAGCGAAGGCGGCGACCCACAGACCGACATACTCGCTCTCGGCAATCTTGCCGCCCAGGTATTGGCCGATTGTCGGGAGGCACCGGCTCCCGGCATTCCACTGTTATTAGAGCGTATGTGCGCAGACAATCTCTCGCGGCGTCCAACCGCAAAAGAAGCCGCACATCAGCTACAACTGGCCTATTACGAATCGACCCAGGAAGAGACACCTCTGCCTGGCCAGGTTGACGAGCACCAACTGGCTCAGGGGCGCAAAAGAAAGCTGGCTTTCGCAGGCGCCGCCAGTATCGCTATCGCTATTTGCGCGACCTGGTTTTTGACCAGGCCAGTGGTCGTCAAGAATGTCGCTGTGGCGCCGGCAAGCATTCTCGCCGCTCAGGAATTTGATGACAGGCAGTTGAGGCTTTTGCGTACGGCGCTGAATCAGAGCTTGCGGCAGAACGTCATAGACAGCCCGAACCTTGCCCTTGTCAGGTATAGCGAGCAGGAGCTCGAAGCACAGACACCCTCAGAGCTGCTCGCTCTGCTCGCCGCCGACAGCCTGCTCATACCCACGCTGGATTGTGGCGCACATACCTGCGAACTCGCCCTGGATAGAGTTGAGGCTCCTGATGCCTCAGTATCGCACCAGCTGAACACAACCCTGCTGCTTGATTCCGCCCTTGACGTTGCTCAGCTTGTCAGCGGTCAATGGCACACTCTATTTCCCAATAGCCGCATGACAACTGGGCAAGCGGCAGACGCCATCACCGAAGACGACTACCGGTCCTACCTGAACATCTACCTGGCGCACGAGCAAAGCAGCCTTCCGGCAGTCGAGATGTTCCAGGATCTAGAATCGCTACTCGAAAGCGCGCCCGCCTATGCACCCGCCTACCGTCTGCTTGCAGACGTGGGCAGCCTCGCCTACCAGACCATGTCAGACCCCAAGTATCTGGAAGCAATGGAGCGCCAACTTGAAAATGGTGATCGGCGTGTATCCAGCCCTCAGGCCCTGGACTATGCCTGGTTCGATTTTTACCAGGCCAGCGGCGATATAGAGAAAATGCGCTCCACCCGGGCCCGCATTATCCAGCACGACCCAAACCCGGTGTTAGCAAACTACATGCAGGGAGATATAGAGAGCGCGGCACTGAACTTTACTGCTGCGGCTCAAAATTATCAGCGAACACTGGACCTGCAACCGACCAGCGACCACTACTACCAACTAGGCAGAAGCCTCTACTTTTCCGGTGACTCGTCCGCCGCTGTCGATGTGCTCGAGAGCCTGGTTCAGCGCTTTCCTTATCATGCCCAGGGCCTGAACCTGCTTGCGATCATTCAATTCGAAAAATGGGAGCTTGCCGAGGCCATATCGAACTGGGAGCGCAGCCTGGCGGTGCGGGACGACCCTCTGGTGCGCAGCAATCTCGGAAGTGCCTACCTATACCTCGACGACTACGACACCGCCAGAGAACAATTCATCAAAGCCTATAGTGCAGATAGCCAGGATGCGGTCATGGTTCTGAATCTTGCCGACGTCGAATCTCTGCTGGGTAACATCGCGAGAGCCAATGCACTTTATGGCGAGCTTGTAGAGCGTTATCGAGCCGAGGATCCAATGGTTTTTCCTGAGGCCGCAGCGCAAGCCGCAGCGCATTTGGGCTTGTACGAGCAGGCGCTGGGCATTGTTAAAAACCAGGAAACAGACTTCAACGGAAATCCCTTGAAGAACTTTTCAGATGCGCTGGTCTATACGATCGCCGGGCAAACGATATCAGCGTTGGTCGAAGTGGACAGCGCCATTAAAGCGGGCCTTGCTGCACAATTCTTCGACCTCCCCTGGTTCGACCGACTGTGCGCCGAACAGCGCTTTGTTCAAATTATGAGCGAGGGCGCAAATAGCGCCCGCTGTCCCTGA
- a CDS encoding SDR family NAD(P)-dependent oxidoreductase, whose translation MAQGMDGLFSLEGKVALVTGASSGLGAHFAKILAAAGATVVAAARRQEKLETLVADITAAGGQAAAVGMDVTDAASVTEGIADIEQTHGGIDILVNNAGVAGSRYSLNVTETEFDHIMNANLKGAWRVAQAVARLASANERCCSIINIASILGLRVSFGESVYAISKAAVVQMTKAMALELAPKGIRVNAIAPGYFATEMNSEYLNSDAGQAYLKGTPAGRMGDIDELSGPLLLLASEAGSFVNGAILPVDGGHLVKAL comes from the coding sequence ATGGCCCAAGGCATGGATGGACTGTTTTCGCTTGAAGGTAAGGTGGCGCTGGTAACAGGTGCCTCCAGCGGGCTTGGAGCGCATTTTGCAAAAATACTGGCAGCTGCCGGGGCCACGGTCGTGGCCGCCGCCCGGCGTCAGGAAAAGCTGGAAACGCTGGTCGCTGACATCACTGCCGCCGGCGGGCAGGCTGCGGCAGTGGGAATGGACGTTACGGATGCCGCGAGTGTCACCGAGGGAATCGCCGACATCGAGCAGACTCACGGCGGCATAGACATCCTGGTAAACAACGCCGGGGTGGCTGGATCGCGGTATAGCCTCAACGTCACTGAAACCGAATTCGATCATATTATGAACGCTAACCTGAAGGGTGCCTGGCGCGTTGCCCAGGCCGTAGCCCGACTGGCCAGCGCCAATGAACGCTGCTGCAGTATCATCAATATTGCCTCCATCCTGGGTTTGAGAGTTAGCTTCGGCGAGAGTGTTTATGCTATCTCCAAGGCAGCCGTCGTGCAGATGACCAAAGCCATGGCGCTGGAGCTAGCGCCCAAGGGTATTCGAGTCAACGCCATCGCCCCGGGCTATTTTGCTACCGAGATGAATAGCGAGTACCTGAATTCTGACGCCGGGCAGGCCTACCTGAAGGGAACTCCGGCGGGACGAATGGGGGATATCGACGAACTGAGCGGCCCGCTCTTGCTTTTGGCCAGTGAGGCCGGCAGCTTCGTTAACGGGGCCATCCTGCCTGTCGACGGCGGCCACCTGGTAAAAGCGCTGTAA
- a CDS encoding enoyl-CoA hydratase yields the protein MFDHIEELADGQLVLSRGEGVALIELNRPESFNALSVALLNGLIEALGRVDADDSIVAVVLTGRGKAFTVGVDLKELSGGNGLMSEGNMGPGSRVMTAFSQCRKPIVGAVNGFAVTGGFEIALACDFLYAAESAKFADTHARVGLIPGWGLSQKLPRLVGINRAREISFTGDYFSAAQGMEWGLVNKVCPDNELLSQALDTAHQIATCLPEALCEIKAMMNEGWESSLGDALEMEGDRSNRYNDAIDVSAMGERLAALKQRARG from the coding sequence ATGTTTGATCACATAGAGGAATTGGCAGACGGGCAGCTAGTGTTGAGCCGGGGTGAGGGCGTCGCGCTGATTGAGTTGAATCGGCCTGAGAGCTTCAATGCTCTCAGTGTGGCGCTGCTCAACGGCCTGATAGAAGCTCTCGGTCGGGTGGATGCAGATGACAGCATCGTCGCTGTCGTACTCACCGGCCGTGGCAAGGCATTTACCGTCGGCGTCGATTTGAAAGAATTGTCTGGTGGCAACGGTTTGATGAGTGAAGGCAACATGGGGCCGGGGAGTCGGGTGATGACGGCTTTCAGTCAATGCCGCAAACCTATTGTTGGCGCCGTAAATGGTTTCGCGGTTACTGGCGGCTTCGAGATCGCACTCGCCTGCGATTTCCTCTATGCCGCTGAAAGCGCAAAGTTTGCAGACACGCACGCAAGGGTCGGTCTTATACCAGGCTGGGGCTTGTCACAAAAGCTGCCGCGCCTTGTCGGCATTAATCGCGCTCGCGAGATCAGTTTTACGGGCGACTATTTCAGTGCCGCCCAGGGTATGGAGTGGGGGCTGGTTAACAAGGTATGCCCCGACAACGAACTGCTGAGCCAGGCACTGGATACCGCGCACCAGATAGCGACCTGCCTGCCTGAGGCACTGTGTGAAATCAAGGCGATGATGAACGAGGGTTGGGAGAGCAGCCTCGGCGATGCGCTTGAGATGGAGGGAGACAGGTCCAATCGCTATAACGATGCCATCGATGTTTCCGCGATGGGCGAACGCCTGGCCGCGTTGAAGCAGCGAGCACGGGGATGA
- a CDS encoding acyl-CoA dehydrogenase family protein, with protein MYQFSDRSRELQARLQQFMDEYIYPNEDAYHRQLNGAENRFGALPLMDELKAKAKDAGLWNLFVPPSLAQFVDHEGLSNFDYAPLAEAMGRVLWSPEVFNCNAPDTGNMEVFMKYGSEAQQAKWLTPLLDGEIRSAYAMTEPQVASSDATNVELRIERDGDEWVLNGRKWFITNAMYERTKIFIVMGKSDPGHESRHKQQSQVLVPKGTPGLKIVRPLTTLGYDDAPIGHAELRFDNVRVPAENILLGEGRGFEIAQGRLGPGRIHHCMRLIGIAQRSLELACARSVSRTTFGRTLDRHQSVREDISKSFSEIEMARLLVLKTCAKMDEAGPKGAMDLIAASKTSVPIMMQQVIDRCMQLHGAGGLTEDYCMAEGFNYARWCRQADGPDQVHQMALGKMVIKRFTEE; from the coding sequence ATGTACCAATTTAGTGATCGCTCGCGGGAATTGCAGGCACGGCTACAGCAGTTCATGGATGAATATATCTATCCCAACGAAGACGCGTACCACCGGCAACTCAATGGGGCGGAGAACCGCTTTGGCGCACTGCCACTCATGGACGAGCTAAAAGCGAAAGCAAAGGACGCGGGCCTGTGGAATCTCTTTGTACCTCCTTCACTGGCGCAGTTCGTCGATCACGAGGGGCTCAGCAATTTCGATTACGCCCCCCTGGCCGAGGCTATGGGCCGTGTCTTGTGGAGCCCGGAGGTGTTCAATTGCAATGCTCCGGACACTGGGAATATGGAGGTGTTCATGAAATACGGCAGCGAGGCACAACAGGCGAAATGGCTGACGCCGCTGCTTGACGGAGAGATACGCTCAGCCTATGCCATGACCGAACCACAAGTGGCTTCATCCGATGCCACCAACGTCGAGCTGCGCATAGAACGCGACGGAGACGAATGGGTACTAAATGGCCGCAAATGGTTTATCACCAACGCAATGTACGAGCGGACCAAGATCTTCATCGTCATGGGCAAGTCGGACCCCGGTCACGAGAGCCGCCACAAACAGCAGAGCCAGGTGCTGGTTCCCAAAGGTACTCCGGGGCTGAAAATTGTTCGACCGCTGACCACCCTCGGATACGACGATGCCCCCATTGGCCACGCAGAGCTGCGTTTTGACAACGTGCGCGTACCGGCAGAAAACATACTGCTAGGCGAGGGTCGTGGTTTTGAAATCGCACAGGGCCGCCTTGGCCCCGGCCGCATTCACCACTGTATGCGCCTGATTGGCATCGCCCAGCGCTCGCTGGAGCTTGCCTGTGCACGCAGTGTGAGTCGGACCACCTTCGGGCGGACTCTCGACCGGCACCAGTCTGTCCGCGAAGACATTTCCAAGAGCTTTTCAGAGATAGAAATGGCGCGCCTGCTGGTGCTTAAAACCTGCGCAAAAATGGACGAAGCCGGCCCCAAGGGTGCCATGGACCTGATCGCGGCCAGTAAAACAAGCGTTCCAATCATGATGCAGCAGGTTATTGATCGCTGCATGCAGTTGCACGGAGCCGGAGGTCTCACTGAAGACTACTGCATGGCCGAGGGCTTCAACTATGCGCGCTGGTGCCGCCAGGCTGATGGCCCGGACCAGGTGCACCAGATGGCACTTGGGAAAATGGTCATCAAGCGATTCACAGAGGAATAG